The proteins below come from a single Numenius arquata chromosome 19, bNumArq3.hap1.1, whole genome shotgun sequence genomic window:
- the ASB6 gene encoding ankyrin repeat and SOCS box protein 6 isoform X1, which produces MPFLHGFRRIIFEYQPLVDEILGLLAIQDAEQQSTLESPACLGSDRSHLSAVRRVLERETHSPFYQEGVSYALLKVTELGLVPAAEILLEFGADLSFEDPVTYYTPLHIAVLRNQPDMVELLVHHGADINRRDRIHESSPLDLASEEPERLPCLQRLLQLGANVNAADKNGKTALLHALASSDGVQIHNTESIRLLLEGGADVRATTKDGDTVFTYVIFLLGEMVCSNTEEAQVISRFCFRVTQLLLAHGANPSECPAPESLTHLCFKSFKRHFLLLRFLLESGAAYDCSLHGPSCWSGFHIVFECLCSHLSVSEDDSFSTDLIQKGQTLLELMMASSQAIRLPSNFEVNTSSCRYHGEKIRTLFCSLKQLERSPQALKHLCRVFIRQRLKPWPVDVKIKALPLPDRLKWYLLIDHAAAGHEDL; this is translated from the exons ATGCCTTTCCTGCACGGCTTCCGCAGGATCATCTTCGAGTATCAGCCCCTGGTAGACGAGATCTTGGGGCTGCTGGCGATACAGGATGCAGAACAGCAGAGCACCCTTGAGAG CCCTGCCTGTCTGGGCAGCGACAGGAGCCACCTCTCGGCTGTGAGACGAGTCTTGGAGAGGGAGACCCACTCCCCGTTTTATCAAGAAGGTGTGAGTTATGCCCTGCTGAAGGTCACTGAGCTGGGGCTCGTCCCTGCTGCAGAAATCCTCCTGGAGTTCGGAGCTGACCTCAGCTTTGAAG ATCCAGTCACCTACTACACCCCCCTGCACATCGCGGTGCTCCGCAACCAGCCGGACATGGTGGAGCTCCTGGTGCACCACGGGGCTGACATCAACCGGAGAGACCGG ATCCATGAGAGCAGTCCCCTCGATCTGGCCAGCGAGGAGCCCGAGCGGTTGCCGTGCCTCCAGCGGCTGCTTCAGCTGGGGGCCAACGTCAACGCAGCTGACAAAAATG GGAAGACAGCGCTGTTGCACGCCCTGGCCAGCAGTGACGGTGTCCAGATCCACAACACCGAGAGCATCCGTCTCCTGTTGGAAGGAG GCGCGGATGTCAGGGCCACCACCAAAGACGGAGACACTGTCTTCACCTATGTCATCTTCCTGCTGGGAGAGATGGTGTGCAGCAACACCGAGGAGGCACAGGTGATCAGTCGTTTCTGCTTTCGTGTCACACAGCTGCTGCTGGCTCACGGTGCCAACCCCAGCGAGTGCCCGGCCCCTGAGTCCCTCACCCACCTCTGCTTCAAAAGCTTCAAACGCCACTTCCTGCTGCTGCGATTCTTGCTGGAGTCGGGTGCTGCCTACGACTGCTCCCTCCACGGTCCCTCCTGCTGGTCAGGCTTCCACATCGTCTTCGAGTGCCTCTGCTCGCACCTCAGTGTCTCTGAAGATGACAGCTTCTCTACAGACCTTATCCAGAAGGGTCAGACTCTGCTGGAGCTCATGATGGCCAGTTCACAAGCCATCCGGCTGCCCAGCAACTTTGAggtcaacaccagcagctgtaggTACCACGGGGAGAAGATCAGGactcttttctgctctctgaagCAGCTGGAGCGCTCCCCGCAGGCACTGAAACATCTCTGCAGGGTGTTTATCCGGCAGCGCCTTAAACCGTGGCCAGTAGATGTCAAAATCAAGGCTCTACCTCTTCCAGACAGGCTGAAGTGGTACCTGCTCATTGACCACGCTGCTGCCGGGCACGAGGACCTCTGA
- the ASB6 gene encoding ankyrin repeat and SOCS box protein 6 isoform X2, with translation MPFLHGFRRIIFEYQPLVDEILGLLAIQDAEQQSTLESPACLGSDRSHLSAVRRVLERETHSPFYQEGVSYALLKVTELGLVPAAEILLEFGADLSFEDPVTYYTPLHIAVLRNQPDMVELLVHHGADINRRDRIHESSPLDLASEEPERLPCLQRLLQLGANVNAADKNGADVRATTKDGDTVFTYVIFLLGEMVCSNTEEAQVISRFCFRVTQLLLAHGANPSECPAPESLTHLCFKSFKRHFLLLRFLLESGAAYDCSLHGPSCWSGFHIVFECLCSHLSVSEDDSFSTDLIQKGQTLLELMMASSQAIRLPSNFEVNTSSCRYHGEKIRTLFCSLKQLERSPQALKHLCRVFIRQRLKPWPVDVKIKALPLPDRLKWYLLIDHAAAGHEDL, from the exons ATGCCTTTCCTGCACGGCTTCCGCAGGATCATCTTCGAGTATCAGCCCCTGGTAGACGAGATCTTGGGGCTGCTGGCGATACAGGATGCAGAACAGCAGAGCACCCTTGAGAG CCCTGCCTGTCTGGGCAGCGACAGGAGCCACCTCTCGGCTGTGAGACGAGTCTTGGAGAGGGAGACCCACTCCCCGTTTTATCAAGAAGGTGTGAGTTATGCCCTGCTGAAGGTCACTGAGCTGGGGCTCGTCCCTGCTGCAGAAATCCTCCTGGAGTTCGGAGCTGACCTCAGCTTTGAAG ATCCAGTCACCTACTACACCCCCCTGCACATCGCGGTGCTCCGCAACCAGCCGGACATGGTGGAGCTCCTGGTGCACCACGGGGCTGACATCAACCGGAGAGACCGG ATCCATGAGAGCAGTCCCCTCGATCTGGCCAGCGAGGAGCCCGAGCGGTTGCCGTGCCTCCAGCGGCTGCTTCAGCTGGGGGCCAACGTCAACGCAGCTGACAAAAATG GCGCGGATGTCAGGGCCACCACCAAAGACGGAGACACTGTCTTCACCTATGTCATCTTCCTGCTGGGAGAGATGGTGTGCAGCAACACCGAGGAGGCACAGGTGATCAGTCGTTTCTGCTTTCGTGTCACACAGCTGCTGCTGGCTCACGGTGCCAACCCCAGCGAGTGCCCGGCCCCTGAGTCCCTCACCCACCTCTGCTTCAAAAGCTTCAAACGCCACTTCCTGCTGCTGCGATTCTTGCTGGAGTCGGGTGCTGCCTACGACTGCTCCCTCCACGGTCCCTCCTGCTGGTCAGGCTTCCACATCGTCTTCGAGTGCCTCTGCTCGCACCTCAGTGTCTCTGAAGATGACAGCTTCTCTACAGACCTTATCCAGAAGGGTCAGACTCTGCTGGAGCTCATGATGGCCAGTTCACAAGCCATCCGGCTGCCCAGCAACTTTGAggtcaacaccagcagctgtaggTACCACGGGGAGAAGATCAGGactcttttctgctctctgaagCAGCTGGAGCGCTCCCCGCAGGCACTGAAACATCTCTGCAGGGTGTTTATCCGGCAGCGCCTTAAACCGTGGCCAGTAGATGTCAAAATCAAGGCTCTACCTCTTCCAGACAGGCTGAAGTGGTACCTGCTCATTGACCACGCTGCTGCCGGGCACGAGGACCTCTGA